One stretch of Cygnus atratus isolate AKBS03 ecotype Queensland, Australia chromosome 28, CAtr_DNAZoo_HiC_assembly, whole genome shotgun sequence DNA includes these proteins:
- the NPR1 gene encoding atrial natriuretic peptide receptor 1, with protein MLAVLAALCGAGPGGRAAALTLAVVLPERNVSYPWAWPRVGPAVRLAAAAVNGRADLLAGHTLRWVFGSSEDRHGVCSEMAAPLAAVDLRLAHHPAAFVGPGCVYTAAPVARFTSHWRLPLVTAGAEAHGFDDKREEFGLTTRAGPSHRKLGELGVQLHRRFNWTRRALLVYWDEKLDDRPYFFAAEGLYVQLPTLRNLTVMDVVFRDKGNYSFIIQEIKQKGRIVYVCCAPDTLRELMLQAWREGLTRGDYAFFYIDIFGASLQGSHFPEPQRPWKRGDRDDASARQAFEAVTIITYKEPENPEYRPFLARLKEEALTHFNYTMKDGLMNFIAAAFHDGVLLYAQAVNETLERGGSITNASAITRQMWNRTFYGVTGFLKIDENGDRESDYSLWDMDPVRGDFQIVANYNGTTKKIHMVPGREIHWPGNKVPSDVPPCGFDNSDPQCRKASLSTLEVLSLVVSLILLAITIISFFIYRKLQLEKELAAELWRIRWEDVQMSSLEKHLRSAGSKLTLSLRGSNYGSLMTAEGQFQVYAKTAYYKGNLVAVKHLNRKRIELTRKVLFELKHMRDVQNEHLTRFIGACTDPPNICILTEYCPRGSLQDILENESITLDWMFRYSLTHDIVKGMQFLHNGVIVSHGNLKSSNCVVDSRFVLKITDYGLESFRAAPDGEDSHALFAKKLWTAPELLRMEAPPARGTQKGDVYSFGIILQEIALRNGVFYVEGMDLSPKEIIERVKSGERPSFRPSASVGCHLEELGQLMQHCWAEDVLERPDFNQIKVQLRKFNRESSSNILDNLLSRMEQYANNLEELVEERTQAYLEEKRKAEALLYQILPHSVAEQLKRGETVQAEAFDSVTIYFSDIVGFTALSAESTPMQVVTLLNDLYTCFDAIIDNFDVYKVETIGDAYMVVSGLPVRNGKLHAREVARMALALLDAVRSFKIRHRPQQQLKLRIGIHTGPVCAGVVGLKMPRYCLFGDTVNTASRMESNGEALKIHISAVTKAVLEEFGCFELELRGDVEMKGKGKVRTYWLLGERGSSTRG; from the exons ATGCTGGCGGTGCTGGCCGCGCTGtgcggcgcggggccgggcggccgggcggcCGCGCTGACGCTGGCGGTGGTGCTGCCGGAGCGCAACGTGAGCTACCCGTGGGCATGGCCGCGCGTGGGGCCGGCCGTTCGcctggccgccgccgccgtcaACGGGCGAGCCGACCTGCTGGCCGGCCACACGCTGCGCTGGGTGTTCGGCAGCAGCGAGGACCGGCACGGGGTGTGCTCCGAGATGGCCGCCCCGCTGGCCGCCGTCGACCTGCGGCTCGCCCACCACCCCGCCGCCTTCGTGGGGCCCGGCTGCGTGTACACGGCGGCGCCCGTGGCGCGGTTCACCAGCCACTGGCGGCTGCCGCTGGTGACGGCGGGGGCCGAGGCGCACGGCTTCGACGACAAGCGGGAGGAATTCGGGCTCACCACCCGCGCCGGGCCGAGCCACCGCAAGCTGGGCGAGCTGGGCGTGCAGCTCCACCGCCGCTTCAACTGGACCCGCCGCGCCCTGCTGGTCTACTGGGACGAGAAGCTGGACGACCGGCCGTACTTCTTCGCCGCCGAGGGGCTCTACGTCCAGCTGCCCACGCTGCGCAACCTCACCGTCATGGACGTGGTGTTCCGCGACAAGGGCAACTACTCCTTCATCATCCAGGAGATCAAGCAGAAGGGGCGCA TTGTCTACGTGTGCTGCGCGCCGGACACGCTGCGGGAGCTGATGCTGCAAGCCTGGCGCGAGGGGCTCACCCGCGGCGACTACGCCTTCTTCTACATCGACATCTTCGGGGccagcctgcagggcagccACTTCCCCGAGCCCCAGCGGCCCTGGAAGCGGGGTGACCGCGACGACGCCAGCGCCCGGCAAGCTTTTGAG GCCGTCACCATCATCACCTACAAGGAGCCCGAAAACCCCGAGTACCGGCCCTTCCTGGCCCGGCTCAAGGAGGAGGCGCTCACCCACTTCAACTACACCATGAAGGACGGCTTA ATGAACTTCATCGCGGCCGCCTTCCACGACGGGGTGCTGCTCTACGCCCAGGCTGTCAACGAGACGCTGGAGCGGGGCGGCTCCATCACCAATGCCTCCGCCATCACCCGCCAGATGTGGAACCGCACCTTCTACG GCGTCACCGGCTTCCTGAAGATCGACGAGAACGGGGACCGAGAGAGCGACTACTCCCTGTGGGACATGGACCCGGTGCGCGGTGACTTCCAG ATCGTGGCCAACTACAACGGCACCACCAAGAAGATCCACATGGTGCCGGGCCGCGAGATCCACTGGCCGGGGAACAAGGTTCCCTCCGACGTCCCCCCCTGCGGCTTTGACAACAGCGACCCGCAGTGCCGCAAGG CCAGCCTGAGCACCCTGGAGGTGCTGTCCCTCGTGGTCAGCCTGATCCTCCTGGCCATCACCATCATCTCCTTCTTCATCTACAG gaagctgcagctggagaaggagctggcGGCCGAGCTGTGGCGCATCCGCTGGGAGGACGTGCAGATGAGCAGCCTGGAGAAGCATCTGCGCAGCGCCGGGAGCAAGCTCACGCTCTCGCTG AGGGGCTCCAACTACGGCTCGCTGATGACCGCAGAGGGGCAGTTCCAGGTCTACGCCAAGACGGCGTACTACAAG GGCAACTTGGTGGCCGTGAAGCACCTCAACCGCAAGCGGATCGAGCTGACGCGCAAGGTCTTGTTCGAGCTGAAGCAT ATGCGGGACGTCCAAAACGAGCACCTGACCCGCTTCATCGGCGCCTGCACCGACCCCCCAAACATCTGCATCCTGACTGAGTACTGCCCCCGCGGGAGCCTCCAG gaCATCCTGGAGAATGAGAGCATCACGCTGGACTGGATGTTCCGCTACTCCCTCACCCATGACATCGTTAAG GGGATGCAGTTCCTGCACAACGGCGTCATCGTGTCCCACGGGAACCTCAAGTCCTCCAACTGCGTGGTGGACAGCCGCTTCGTGCTGAAGATCACCGACTACGGGCTGGAGAGCTTCCGCGCGGCCCCCGACGGCGAGGACTCCCACGCGCTCTTCGCCA agaagctgtggacgGCGCCCGAGCTGCTGCGGATGGAGGCGCCGCCGGCGCGGGGCACGCAGAAGGGTGACGTGTACAGCTTCGGCATCATCCTGCAAGAGATCGCCCTGCGCAACGGCGTCTTCTACGTGGAGGGCATGGACCTGAGCCCCAAAG AGATCATCGAGCGGGTGAAGAGCGGCGAGCGCCCCAGCTTCCGCCCCTCGGCCAGCGTGGGGTGCcacctggaggagctgggccaGCTgatgcagcactgctgggccgAGGACGTCCTGGAGCGCCCCGACTTCAACCAGATCAAGGTCCAGCTCCGCAAGTTCAACAG ggagagcagcagcaacatcctggacaacctgctgtCGCGCATGGAGCAGTACGCCAACAacctggaggagctggtggaggagcGCACCCAGGCCTACCTGGAGGAGAAGCGGAAAGCCGAGGCTCTGCTCTACCAGATCCTGCCCCA cTCGGTGGCGGAGCAGCTGAAGCGGGGCGAGACGGTGCAGGCGGAGGCCTTCGACAGCGTCACCATCTACTTCAGCGACATCGTGGGCTTCACGGCGCTGTCGGCCGAGAGCACCCCCATGCAGGTGGTGACGCTGCTCAACGACCTCTACACCTGCTTCGACGCCATCATCGACAACTTCGACGTCTACAAG GTGGAGACCATCGGGGACGCCTACATGGTGGTGTCGGGGCTGCCGGTGCGCAACGGGAAGCTGCACGCCCGCGAGGTGGCCCGCATGGCGCTGGCGCTGCTGGACGCCGTCCGCTCCTTCAAGATCCGCCACCgcccgcagcagcagctcaaGCTGCGCATCGGCATCCACACGG GGCCCGTCTGCGCCGGTGTGGTGGGTCTGAAGATGCCCCGGTACTGCCTCTTCGGGGA